From the genome of Suricata suricatta isolate VVHF042 chromosome 3, meerkat_22Aug2017_6uvM2_HiC, whole genome shotgun sequence, one region includes:
- the TIMM17A gene encoding mitochondrial import inner membrane translocase subunit Tim17-A isoform X2 has product MEEYAREPCPWRIVDDCGGAFTMGTLGGGIFQAVKGFRNSPVGVNHRLRGSLTAIKTRAPQLGGSFAVWGGLFSMIDCSMVQVRGKEDPWNSITSGALTGAILAARNGPVAMVGSAAMGGILLALIEGAGILLTRFASAQFPNGPQFAEDPSQLPSAQLPSSPFGDYRQYQ; this is encoded by the exons ATGGAGGAGTACGCGAGAGAGCCTTG CCCTTGGCGAATTGTGGATGATTGTGGCGGGGCCTTCACGATGGGTACCCTAGGTGGTGGTATCTTTCAAGCAGTCAAAGGTTTTCGCAATTCTCCAGTG GGAGTAAACCACAGACTACGAGGGAGTTTGACAGCTATTAAAACCAGAGCTCCACAGTTGGGAG gtAGCTTTGCAGTTTGGGGTGGTTTATTTTCCATGATTGACTGCAGCATGGTTCAAGTCAGAGGAAAAGAAGATCCCTGGAACTCCATCACAAGTGGTGCCTTAACAGGAGCCATACTGGCAGCAAGAA aTGGACCCGTGGCCATGGTTGGGTCAGCGGCGATGGGTGGCATTCTTCTAGCTTTAATCGAAGGAGCTGGTATCTTGTTGACGAGATTTGCCTCTGCACAATTTCCCAATG GTCCTCAGTTTGCTGAAGACCCCTCTCAGTTGCCTTCAGCCCAGTTACCATCCTCACCTTTTGGAGACTATCGACAATATCAATAG
- the TIMM17A gene encoding mitochondrial import inner membrane translocase subunit Tim17-A isoform X1 has protein sequence MRKSRLGLDGASEPVPTPGRSRPCAGPWRIVDDCGGAFTMGTLGGGIFQAVKGFRNSPVGVNHRLRGSLTAIKTRAPQLGGSFAVWGGLFSMIDCSMVQVRGKEDPWNSITSGALTGAILAARNGPVAMVGSAAMGGILLALIEGAGILLTRFASAQFPNGPQFAEDPSQLPSAQLPSSPFGDYRQYQ, from the exons ATGAGGAAGTCCAGGCTTGGGCTAGATGGAGCCTCGGAACCTGTTCCCACCCCAGGACGTAGTCGACCTTGTGCGGG CCCTTGGCGAATTGTGGATGATTGTGGCGGGGCCTTCACGATGGGTACCCTAGGTGGTGGTATCTTTCAAGCAGTCAAAGGTTTTCGCAATTCTCCAGTG GGAGTAAACCACAGACTACGAGGGAGTTTGACAGCTATTAAAACCAGAGCTCCACAGTTGGGAG gtAGCTTTGCAGTTTGGGGTGGTTTATTTTCCATGATTGACTGCAGCATGGTTCAAGTCAGAGGAAAAGAAGATCCCTGGAACTCCATCACAAGTGGTGCCTTAACAGGAGCCATACTGGCAGCAAGAA aTGGACCCGTGGCCATGGTTGGGTCAGCGGCGATGGGTGGCATTCTTCTAGCTTTAATCGAAGGAGCTGGTATCTTGTTGACGAGATTTGCCTCTGCACAATTTCCCAATG GTCCTCAGTTTGCTGAAGACCCCTCTCAGTTGCCTTCAGCCCAGTTACCATCCTCACCTTTTGGAGACTATCGACAATATCAATAG